CTATGAAGGGGAAATGCCACCAAAAAGCCTTCTTTCAGTTTCatgttaaagtaaaaaatattttggtataatccaaaataatgcatttaatacaaatgaaaataaacagcaaagcAATCAGTGATTGCCTTCAGATAACAGAAAATCATTTCAGAAATTTGATCCTTCCTATATGCCAAAAATTACTGACACATCAAAGAACATCATTTTGTTTAGTCAATCacaacaagtaaacacacaAAAGTGCATAATTAACTTGAATCAGCAAAATTTTTCAAGTGAATAAATGTAAGGATTGATTGCAGAGCTATTCTCAAAATCTGAAAATGACTTCTTGATATAGAATGTCTGTAAATGTGTCAAATTTAACAATCTCTTGAAATTTTTCAGCAGGCTCATTAACAAAAACCTTCAACATGTAAAACCAAATACAAAACACACTGTGAACATTATAGTGAGCAATTACACTTCTTATGAAAACTTACCATAAGGACATGAAGGATGTGAGTAAAGGTTTTTTTGCCAACAATTTTGAGAGAAGTCCAATTCTGCTTGAGGAATGTCTTGTCTAAAGGTGactgcatatttaaaaaaacccatcaTACTTAAAAACTTATTGTTTGAAATACGAAAGACTTTTTTAATACTGGTTAATATTAAACCAGGTTTTCCAAatgcacaaataacaaagaaaaagacttaAACATATGAAAAATTATACATAAGAGGAATACAAAAAGAGTTTACTATCTTGTACATGCTTGAGCACAAAATATGTCTACACATAAAGTTACACATGCAAAAGAATCACATAAAAGCGTGTATTCTTATTTCCTTCCCCCTCGTACACGCAGGTACGCAGGTACACTCACCTGTTCTCTCTTCCTGAAAGCCAGAAGCAGCAACAGCCTGTCTACAGTACAATCTTCCCATCCTTTACTGAGCTCTCCTTTCAGGTGACACCACATGCCATTAGAAAATGCATCTGAATCAATGTTCGCCGCAAGATCCAGAAGACACTGAGTACAAAGGGGTCTAATGTAACTGCGTTTTGCGCTTAGGGAACACAGCTCACTTGTCACTGCACTGATGTCCTctttctgaattaaaaaaaaaataataatcatgtagTATATCTGATCAGAAATGAAGATGCAGGACTAAGATGAAAGACAGTATTTCCCAGCACCGACTGGCTAAAGGTTAAAACACAATATtggaaatgtttaaatatttattcacaaCTGGTATGTCTGACCTACTTATGTAGCTGCCTTTTTCCTTGAGCACATGCTGGTCTCAGAACAAAATTTGATGTCAACCACAGCCTCTGTCAGTCTCCTCTGACACATTCTCGCCAGCttgcaaacaaaatgtctgGCAACATGCAAGATGGTTGGGAGTCAACAACTCTGACCACCTCTCCACCTGCTGGCCATTCTACTGTTGTATGTGGCATCTTCTCTTTGGGAGTTGGCTGCTCTCCACCCCAGATCAAGCAACTCAACCACACGCTGACCGAATGTGACATTGGAGACTGACAGGTTACAGCTGTGTAAAACCTTTTACCTCTCATCATTAACCAGCTTTTAAAACTATCCAAAAGCTATTCCTAACTTTCTTCTGTCAAACAttattccaaaatatttttaaatgtttaaaattgtgaacagtttgtgtttataccttaaaaaaaattcttcaaatgcttaaactaaaaaattaataatactCACTCTCTTCAGTTTTTCAGATCGTATTAAAGACCCATATGCAAAAACCTGACCTAGATATTTGCTTCCAGCCTCCTGTGACcagaaatacaaaaagaaactttaaagagAATAtagcaagaacaaaacaaatgttatgTGTGCTATACATGCAATATCATTAGCTATCCTGCTGacattccaaaataaaaattctaaaaaaaaaaaacaaaaatcaagaaattttTCTTAAGTGTGAATACTAGCCTCTAGTTCGACAatttaacagcaaaataaaaaaaggaataaaactttgttatgcttaaaatataaatataaaatagataCTGATGCAGATATCTTGCTTATAAATGCTCTGGTGTTCACATTTCAGTTTGAAGGCCCTTTTTAAAAAGCATCAACAAAATAACTGTCTTACTTTGTTCAAAAATTAGCCAACATTTTATGCcattgcaaatttttttaatttaatttgggATTGAGCTTTAAAGACAAGCTGCATTACTCCCACATTTACAGGGACCTAAAAGAATAGGTCACTACTTCAGATCTCTATATACATCTGTTTATCTGACTATTTTGGATGCGAAAAGATGCATATGAGATAATGATAGTTTCTTTGTGCACTCAGTAACAAAATGCACACAAAGCTGTTTCAAAAGTCTATACTTACAGCCTTTCCATCATGTTGGGAAACTTTAAGGTATTCTGTGATAAGATTTATCACATTTCCACATTTGCCTCTGGAAGACCCTGCACCAGCTGTGGAGAAAGTTctattcttaaaaaaacaatcagCATAAACATCCGTGCTATTCAGCgaaaaaggtatatatatatggaaccGCAGAGTCTCTTTCTGATCACATGTGCAGATCTGCATGCTGAACTGACCTTTTAAGGTTTTAAAGTATGCAATCAAAACATATTATTCTTAAGAACATGACCACAGCATGTAAATATATGATTAGGCCTGAATgcataataaaatatgacagtGAAATAACTGAGGAACCTGACTTAAGATAAGAGTGGGCTCATCAACTTCGTGTCATCAAACTTTGAGAGATTTAAAaagtagtggttaaaacactcccTGCTATTGAAGTACACTCACCATCACTAaatgtttgacatcttttctacACTTATTTTGACTCATAAAAACAGCACTACCTTTGTAAGTCCAACTGCATATCCAACTCGGGCAAACTTCCTGTTGGAAGCTAGACCACGTACTAAACGCTGCAGGCAATAGCtcagaacattttttctgtcagtctgaAAAAGtaattcaataataatattcaCATTTTCATGAGACTGTGTAGCACATCTATGCACAAGGTATGCATATCAATAcacatacaaattattattttaaatgctgaaCTGCAGCTGTGTGTAACCTGTAGACATGACTATGAGTATGGCATAAGGAACTTTAAAAAGGCCAAACACAGCCATATAAATTGAATTTCTAAAGCTCTTTCAAACGCACGCACAGtggaaatgaaagagaaagatgcaTCAGCAACTGAATATTTACgttttcaaaaatgttcattttacaAGCAGAACTTCCTTCAAAAGGTATAAAGCCAAGAGCAGTACTGTactgcagtggttctcaaagtgtggtgaTATTAGGCCTTTGCAGTCCGccgtattttttactttagtaaagtggtccgtggtccgaaatactttgagaaccactgatgtGCTGTACATAAAATGTGGAGGTGGATGGCTTAAAGTCCAGCCACTCAAGCACTCGCTTTTTAATGTCACCACTGTACACGATCAGTTTAGATCACAGATGAAAACTaaactctttaaaaattattccaaACAGCTATATAAGTACAAGGAATCAGATGCAGGCCTTGTGACTAAAGAAAAAACGGTCGGAAAAATTAACGTCTACGGTCTACCACGTGAAATATAAGCAAAATACCTTATTCTTTTCTAACAAAAGACAATTTAAGAGCTTCTCGGCAGACTGAACACGTTGTAAATCTTCTCCTTCTGCTAAAGTCCAAAACAAGTCGAGAactgttttgttgattttatgtttcttttttgaactGTCATTTGCACCCTCGTGTGTTTTTACTTCCATCTTGGAAAACGTGCTTCCGCCGGATTTCAAGGACAGCTACTCTCAAACATTTGTCTCAATGGTTTGTTTCCCCTCGAACTaatatacacgtccgtggttttCCAAACCCAACTCTCCAACCACGGAAAAATTCGTGCTCCAACATACAGATGAGAAGGAAAGCACCGAGAGAACAGGCGCTTCTTTCACTTGGCGTTTCTCATATTTATCCAAGATGTTTTTGTTGAGATCGAGTGAGATGAGAGCTTCCCAATTTCGCACTATTGAGGGGGACGGGCTGTTGAAGGGGTCCATTACTGAGAGGTGCTTTCTTCCATAGGGTGCCTTCCTGCAGGGTCTGAGGCTGTGAGGTCCTCAGTAGTAGCGTTCTATGCTGGTTTCAGGATCCTTCTTCCAGTTTTGGTTTATCTGTTGTAATAATTTCTATAGCcgctacccactattgaattctttaaatgtgcactgaaaacacacctcttccgtaatcattactcctaacaacctttcccataacgctagtccttttttttcacacccttccttttgcaatatcatgttactctcagctatTGTTCTTTGGgttcctctgtgttttctgtatttgattttattctttgtttagtgtggttgttgattcttttatagttcctGTGCTATTTGGTTTCCTGTCCTTGTATGATGTCCATATTTCATTCtcgttcttaagcactaagagcacaCTCCTTAGGATTGTATGTGctttgcaaattttgcatttattattattataatgcaaTGTATCTATATTTCTTGGTTTgctaatttataaaaattaactgGCCGGGTGGCAGCCTGTGACCGAAGGAGAACAAGAGTGGGGAGCTATTGGCCAGGTGGCGGTCGCATCACCCCACCAAGCAGTTTTAGTCATTTTCTATCTATGCTTCGTCCTAGCCAGAACCATCAATGGACGGTAGACAAAAAGCACCTGAACCCATGAGAGTATTGacttgtgtttgttattgtggcAAGACTAGGCAAGCAACCCCCATTACAGGATATTAATATGCAGAAAGGTACTCTCCACTCTCATTCTGGATTGATAAGATCTTATATCATTTGTAGAAAAGCAGAGTACTGCTATTTATCTAGAGCTGTCAGTTGTCTACTCATCTCAAAGCCTGATCGTTAGTGCTAAATGTAAAAAGGACTGCTTCCAACCACAGCAGCAAAACAAAGTCCACAATGATCAATTCCACtgcaaaagacaaatttaacCCTAATCTCAGCTACTATGGCCACAGTGACTACATTAGAGTGTGGAATGCAACTCATCTACATGTTACCAGCAAGCTAGAGATATTGCCTTAGATGTTAGATGTTGATGTTAGCAGATATATAAGGCTGGATCATAGCACTTACTTCTACAGAAAAATGGTGAAGTGTTACTCGCAAAGTTTATCATAAGACCTTCTCTTGGGCACTTTGATGAGAGTGAAAAAGACTTTATAATTATTGCCCCTCTGCAACTCTCAAAGTTGTATTCTTGTCTGATGGTCTTTGTGCTGATAGAGTAGTTATCAAAGAAATAGCAGATGGCTGTTTCTTCCTGTTGCAAATTAGTTGTATGACAACAAATCTTGAAATCATTTACATcaagaatatatataaaaaaaaaggactttaaagattttatttcacatttcataaaacaaaatacccaTTCTcatgtaaataagaaaaaaagaaaaaaaatggactgTACATTATGAAGACACCATGCCAAGCCACAGAGAATATATTCACTCAGACAACAGACAATTAGCCAGGTGAAAGAAAGGATCATTTCTTGTCACCTTGATCTTCAATATCGTCTTCATCAATCTGAAAATTGCAAAAAGAATGTTAAAAACTTTCTCTGTAAACGAAATCTAGCCTTCACACTCCTACTTcaaaacatgcacataaaacttttaaagcacATCAAAATAAGTGAATAGAataacatacacatatacatgaaagggatctttaaaataaaactttttttttttttaaccaaaagaGGTTCAGAAGAACACTTACACTAAAGACACTGAATTCTATTATCATAAgctaaaagtttctttttaagtgaagctgtttgtccttaaaagatgtttcctcccAGACTAAATAAAAGTTTACCTGTGGCCATTTTTCTGGTAAAATGTCAAAGAGATCGTCTTTAACATCACCTTGAATCACAatttcatcatcaccactaaTTGATGATCCACATGAGAACTTTGTAGCAAAGTACTTGCTAGCTTCCTTCAGGTCAATTTCTGGCCAtgatatacacatatatgtttAATCTGAGCAAGGTATTTACATCACACAATTTGAAgaatataacaataacaaagacATTTATAAACACCTACATGAATTAAAATTAAGTGACTGTATGtgccacacaaaaaaaaacccaaaaaaaaacaaagccccATTTTTCACACATAAAAAACCTGCAGAATCTAGATGTAAGATAGGTTGCTCTtgcaataaacattaatatgattcaaaaatgtaaacatttgtttttgttgaaaatcAATGAACAGCATGCAGCTCATACGTAAGATTATATGTCAGTCTGACCTCTAAACTAAACACAAAATCACACGAAAATGACATTCCCATTACAAGTATATTAACTACAAATTAGTGCATTGTAACTTCTTTTTATCTATTATGAATTTTACACAATCTATTCAAggtattaataaaaaaaaaatttagctgtCATGAAATCtagactgtatatatatatctgaagaGTTTAGAGTTCTGTGTACATTGTGCCAAACAATTATGATAGGATGTAGATTTTACAACctattaaatgaataaatgaaagaaatttaattacAGATAGCTAGGATGTAGATTTTACAACctattaaatgaataaatgaaagaaatttaattacAGATAGCTTACCATAACTAGCCAGCCCCACCACAActgtaactttctttttctttccacgGCTAGCTGTCCACATCTTGATGCCTTGAGGTTCAAGTTTTTTCTTGGCTTTCATCACACTTTTACCTCCCCTTGTCTGCcgcttcttcttctcttcacctcctcctccagcaGTTCCCCCagcttcttccttcttttcagTATCACCTTCTCCACCTTGCAAATCAAACTAAATTTTCAGCATAAGAAAACAAGACCAGAAGACTTCTTTTGAAGTTATGGTCTTTTCTAGCAACAACTTAGGTGATATAGTTCTCATAGCATGTGCATCTTTCCACAAAACTTTATAAACTCTATTTTCTGTCCATCAGTACTAAAAGTTTCAttatgaagttaaaaaaaactgttaccgattaaatacatttttcataaaCATGACCAATAATGTCACTAAAATGCTAtgccttaatttttttcaaacaagaaaacaaaaaaaattctacaattAAAAATGGCAGAGATGGAAAACTAAATAGAAGACGTCcatgaatttatattttgcacaacTGGCAGAAAGTATGTACATTAAATACATAATGAGCTTTGAatacaaaaagttttttaaaaaaatagagggTGTGGGCTGAGCTTTTAAATGCACATTACTCCTGcacagctttaaaaaatgatttgggttattgctgtaaatatttcacTTCTATGTAAACATGGGagaaaacagctaaaaaaaaaaaagcatacaagcCAGAGCTTGAGAGTAAGAATGACAGAATAAGGAAGCGAAACAACTATGCTGGAACTCATGACAATGACAGCAAAGAATTACATAACCTACATTACACGACCCTAGATAGTACAGCAGTGTCAAAGACATcgtgatatttttattataccTTTACCAGTTGTCAGTTTCTCAAATTCTTCTGGTAGATTTTTCTCAAGCCACTCTTTGCACTTGTCATAGCTGACGTAATATTCACAGTACTGTAAGACAAAGCTGCTACATTAAAAAATGGCATCTATCACTAATTATTACACAATTTTACATGTAAGCAAAACTTACTTCTGCAAAATAGCGATACTCTCAGTCTttgttacttggatcctctttacatttttatatttgtcttttattcgtcatcatttctgttgtttatccttctgttaTTCATGTATtctttgcttgttcttctgtccctcatatgttgcccatgtcttgttcttagttttaagcactaagagcatgctccttatgagtgtgagtatgcgatATACAAATtttacagttattattattactattcttaaaggtaaaagaaatgattaacACACATGAGTCTTTTTACATTGCTTTAGAGAACTtatacaaaaaagaacaaattaactataaaaatacGTGCTAAAAAGCTTACCTCTAAAGGCATGGTGCATTCTGCAAGTATAAAAGGATTATTCAATAAgacaaaattgaaaatttgAAGTGAAAAGTGTACCTATAATGACTTTACTCatagcattatatttttaaactttaaaaaatgctgtttaGATGATTTACGTTCACTGTTTACCAAATTGGTTTAGCCATGCAAACACATTAATATCAATCATTAAACTTGTAATTCCTACACGTCCACTAACTACAGGGTTAATGACTGATAACAGCACTATAGATAATAGCTCATGACATACTATGGCAAAAGCATATTTATTTAGCTAGAACCTAATAGTTCCTTTTCATCAAAGAGcaaactggtaaaaaaaatgaaaaaaaaatctgcacagCTTTACTGGAAACAATAATTTGTGTAATTTATTAATTACTAACCACTCTAACAATTTCTGCAGTTTAAGTATTCCCAACGATAACTTTAACTTTAATCTACATATTTATAATGACTGATTTATTCCTTCATATAAGCATAACAAAATTAACAACCTCCACAGTATTTGACTTTAAGAGGATACCGGACACCATCTTTAGGGCCAGAGTATGTCAGAAACGATCTTTCCTGCGCTGAATCTGCAACGTCTGCCATTTTTAACGAGCTCCTGAAGCTCGCAAACACTGCAAACCTATTTAAAATAAGCACAGGTTGTAAATGATGACCACAATTCAGTAATCTTAAGCCGTTCCAAACTTCAAGCAATGTCAAAATCTTCAcataatgacaaaaacattgtgTTCAAcatttgcctctctctctcacgcacacagcTTTTGTTCTTGCCTATAGAATAGatcgagctttttttttttcttcttctcgtcTGATGGACTAAATTAATGCACATGTAGTTATCTTCGAAAGAacaaagtttcaaaataaatttataagtAAATCATATTACTTTTACCTTGTTTTAAATTGcttacaatattttcattttaaataaatacatgcacacTAATTTAGCATATTTTAGTATGTTTTAGTGCATTTTACTCAGTTGGCGAGATTCTCGTACGCTTTGAACCATCAAGTTTCTAATGATTTTGTCTAATTAATACCTTACACCGTATGacattactttcttttttttctcttaacaaCCCGACTTACGTTTCCTCGGTTTCTCGGCCTTCTATGATAAGCGCATGCCGTCTAAGCGGAAGTTGTTAATGGAAGAGCTGGTTAAAGCtaacaaattttgtaaagctTTAGCTACTTAAGATTTTATTTGCCACTtgcaaatattgaaatataataATTAGCTAAGCTTTTCAGAAAAAGTAACAGAAATATAGTTCTTTTGAGGACAGTTTATCAGCATAATAGTTCTTAAATAGTTTCTATTTCTCAAACCTCTCAAAGAACCACCGAGGTTCGCGAACATGTGGATGCGTACTTACTGCTAGAAGTGCAGACGATACATTAACTATCAAACCATTTGTCTTACAGTATTCGCTCACAGGTGGAaaggtttatttaaaaaaatgcatagaCTGGATTTAGAAGATCGAAGAACACTGGCAACGAAAGGTTGTCTTTCAAGTTTTTTAGACGCTGTAACGGTCTGGATCAATAAGCCTCACGTTGTCAACAGGCGACTTTGTGGAGCAAAAATATTGTCCATAATTCCTGCAGATTCAGTGGATTCTGTCTTCAGATTCCTGAGCAATAAAGGGGCATCGTGGGAAACGGTAGATAAAAGTCAAGAATGTGACAGTCACTATGTTCTTGAGGCTGATTTTAAAGCAACCTGTGATCCGTTCATACTAGTGCTGAGGGAGATGGTACCAAAACAATCAGATGTGTTCCCCACCCTAACTGAGATTGTTGTATATGGTAGGCAAAAAATGCGGTAttatagaaaatttaaaaacaattttaaaatagagattttcaaaatacaaatcgtcctcttgcttttgttttaagtgtaaagagaattttttctttttttttctttttttttatcagctgtgTTGGTCAACAGAGATTATCAAGTTGTGGTGATAACGATTTTAAGTGTACTTTCCAACATCTTTTAACAACTTTTAATCTCCGTTTTTAAAATCGGAGCATGAATTCTACATGTAGTCGTTTTACAGTGTTTCCTATCAACAAAGTAAAAGGGTGTTCGATCAGACTATATATACTGTTgtggttttttgggtttttttttagatcatTTGCTAAAATTATTGGGGTTAAACATTAAGTGTTTTActaaaaagtcacaaaaagtaTACTTCAGTGTACATGCATTAATATTATCATGATCTTGATCCCTGATGtgaagaaactgctttaattatGATCATGTGATATATGTTGTAAAATGCTTTGTCACTGACATTTGATAACAGGTACGACAACTGGCATATGTTTGGTCTCCAGCCTAATACTGTCCTAGGCAAATGTCTTTGTATGATTTGGAGTTGTCTTAATGGGATTTGGGAACATCTGTGTTATGGgaaatgctgattttttttttattaccatttCTAGCAACTAGCCATAGGGTTATAGCATCAATATTAATTATTGTGTACTGACAAAAAACATATCATGGTCTCTACTTGGAAAGTATCTCTATAAATTTATAGCATGTTGTTCTTAGCCagtgtttttaatgtcttttcttAATTATCACTGGTCAGTGCAGAGAGTGCAACCTGTTTTGGTTGTGATGCGAAGGTTGTGAAGGGAAGCGAATAGCAGAATGATTAGAGCGCTGGCATCCAAACTGACTGCatcaaactttccccagtcgaccTAGCTGGTGGGATTAGGTACCTAGCCATatagggttggggaaggtaaagcagcaagggagaggaaatgggcgccaccctcacataaagctggcccccaGAAAATACCTCACCCCCTAAACGACCTGAAAGGTTtgggggatgacctttacccttttaCTAGACATTCtactgttttatatatttcatttcttaaaccacattatctttattttgtttctctcattcttttttgtaaaaaaaaaaaaatagtcattcCGTGTTTCAGATTCATCAGCCAACAGCTTTACATTCTGCCCTCTTCATTACAAAAAAGGGAGCACTCATGCGGATATAGAAGTCTCTGCAGAACTAACCTACAGACTTGCATACACAGATGGAAACAATAAAAGGTACATGGAAGCAGaaggttttgttttgaattgtgcttgtgcacacgtgtgtgtgtgtgtgtgctttatggAACCCAGGGACCTTGATGGACAGAGGTTAGGGTTTCTATAAGGGCTTGTGTTACAGTTAGTATTATTAAAAAGGTTGGGAAAGGGTTAGGTTCAGTGTTGGATTTAAAGGTTTGAAAGTACGTGTTGCATCAGGGTGAACCAAAGATGTGAactgattttcagtttttggtGCTTTTCTCAgcgaacaaacatttttttttatggaaggtGGTAGAAGGGAAACATTGATGTGTACAATCTGGTGACTGTGCCCTGGTGCTGTTTTAtgccaaaaaaaataattggtgATTTTCATCTTGCATAAATTGGGGAGTTTGCATGTATTCTTCATGAGTGTGTTAAGTCTGGGAAataaagagtgtgtgtgtgtgtgtgcatgacatattataatacacacacacatgcataacacACTGTGTGTGCATTAGTGCACAAACGTTGGTGCTTGTGATGCCCACTCTCACCTGGGAACAGGTTAGAATATGTTAAATGTAACTAGCCAACATTTTTTCCCATCCCTTGTGTTGGCATTGATGTAATCACATGTTCCAACACAATATCATAAATTTGACTTTTGATGAAATGCAagttgttaaaaacattttctcaactcataatatttttgttataaaatctTTATATGTAGTATAACAGTCAGCAGTAAAATGGTATCCAGCGAAAATGCAAGTGATTCAAGTCATTCACAAATGACAGTTCAATGGCTTTGTGACACCTTGTTACCAAAGATAGCATCATGGACATCAGAAGAACACCTGAATACTAGGATCACCTCTCTGAAGCTTGTGGGTGTTGATCGCTACAGTCTAAAGTATGCTGACCTCAAGAAGAAGTATGGTCCACACCTAGTCCAGGTTAGTTGATATCTGTTAACACAGTCAGTCCACTCTGTAGTCATAGATCTAAACATTCTGcgtttccaaaacaaaattttgtgttgATTCAAACACAGATTCTAGTGTTCTTAGAGGTAAGTATCATACATACATGAATGGAACATTTtgagacaaaataataacaataataatagaacaCTTTTAtcatgcagcatcacaaccaaaagCAGGTTGCACTCTCTGCACTGACCATTGATaagaaaagacattaaaaacactGGCTAAGAACAACATGCTATGATACAAAACATGCTCAGCTACAGGTTACAGAACACACAGAtaatgaaagttaaaataagaaattaagcataaaaaaatatatttaacttttaaaatataatgtaaaaataaatcacattaaagcataacagtaataaaatgacttcaaaatatCAAGCATCTTTTAATATTAGAATTTTTTGACACAATGTTTTTAATGAGCATTTGAATATTAAATGTTGAGATGAaccacatatatacatgtatatatatctgtctgtgtgtgtttgtacaatttattttatagaactGGAGTGAAACTACTGACCCACAGAAGTTTGTGTATGAAGATATTGCTATTGCCACATATTACTAACAGGAAGTCGatgaccctattcttgcaactTGCTAAGCATTTTGAAGGTACAGAGTCCAAagacagtttgtgttttttgctggattcatcggtggcggactctggttgaggccttatgtgcaacctgatgcacaaagaggaatagatagatagatagatagtgtTTGCGTGTGCGAGCGTGGGTGGAAAAGCTGAGTTTCCATGCATGCACaacacacatgtatgtgtgggtgcacacctacacacaatgTATGTAATGCATTGTGTATTTCCAACTACAAATTGTTCAAAGGCACATGGAAGATACTCTTCAGTGATTGATTGTTCATGTGCTTCACAGTACTAGAACGAAGATGTATCTACATTTATAAGTACTAAGCTATATTTTTAGCATTATCATCATTTTGGCTGCTTATTTGATAAGCAAAGCAGCTTTTACCCCCATAATTAATGTTGACATAGCTTCTATGGGAAGAGGAACGGGACAGATCAGACACCAGCAGATGGCAAACATTTGTGGATCTAGGTTGTGGAAATGGACTTCTAGTCTACATTCTTACAAGAGAAGGGGTCAGTGCTTATGtgaatatgcatgcacatgcattttctttctttacattgtTACAGTGGTTGGAACTGGTAGTCGtgggaaaaaatattgtatatacATTTTTGCATGAAAAATGTCCTATGTTCATAAATAGGTTTAAATTTTATGCATTATTGCTTTTTCATTTCAGTGGACAAAAAATAGATTTTTCTGAGAGTGTTTTTTATGCAAAATCAGCACacgtaaacattttatatttgaaaattacTTTGCAGCACAAAGGAGTTGGCATTGATCTTC
This window of the Pomacea canaliculata isolate SZHN2017 linkage group LG4, ASM307304v1, whole genome shotgun sequence genome carries:
- the LOC112562087 gene encoding density-regulated protein homolog isoform X1 codes for the protein MADVADSAQERSFLTYSGPKDGVRYPLKVKYCGECTMPLEYCEYYVSYDKCKEWLEKNLPEEFEKLTTGKGGEGDTEKKEEAGGTAGGGGEEKKKRQTRGGKSVMKAKKKLEPQGIKMWTASRGKKKKVTVVVGLASYEIDLKEASKYFATKFSCGSSISGDDEIVIQGDVKDDLFDILPEKWPQIDEDDIEDQGDKK
- the LOC112562087 gene encoding density-regulated protein homolog isoform X2, with the protein product MADVADSAQERSFLTYSGPKDGVRYPLKVKYCGECTMPLEYCEYYVSYDKCKEWLEKNLPEEFEKLTTGKGGEGDTEKKEEAGGTAGGGGEEKKKRQTRGGKSVMKAKKKLEPQGIKMWTASRGKKKKVTVVVGLASYGKLSVIKFLSFIHLIGCKIYILS